Proteins encoded by one window of Paenibacillus sp. DCT19:
- the cobA gene encoding uroporphyrinogen-III C-methyltransferase gives MSTSFVSIIGAGPGDPELITVKALKRIQTADVILYDRLVNDQLLAEAREDALRIYCGKAPGLHSMSQEMIGHMLISHAAEGKRVVRLKGGDPFIFGRGGEEALALAQAGIAFEIIPGITSAVGTSASTMIPLTHRGLASSFACVTGTGSDGNVSSVRWDLLAHSVDTLVIYMGISQLADIQRELLHHGKHSSTPAALVERGTTSQERIITGTLAELQSLAVSEDVSNPALIIIGEVVRVREQLLQLQRAADASMTG, from the coding sequence ATGAGTACATCATTTGTTAGTATTATTGGCGCCGGCCCTGGTGATCCTGAACTAATTACGGTAAAAGCCTTGAAACGAATCCAAACGGCGGATGTCATTCTATATGATCGTCTTGTGAATGACCAACTGCTTGCTGAGGCTCGCGAAGATGCACTGCGCATCTATTGTGGCAAGGCTCCTGGGCTGCATTCGATGAGCCAAGAGATGATTGGACATATGCTTATCAGCCATGCAGCGGAAGGGAAACGGGTTGTTCGCCTCAAAGGCGGTGATCCGTTCATCTTCGGACGCGGCGGTGAAGAGGCACTTGCGCTGGCACAGGCTGGCATTGCCTTTGAAATCATTCCGGGCATTACCTCTGCTGTCGGCACATCCGCATCCACCATGATTCCACTAACTCACCGCGGACTGGCTTCTTCCTTCGCCTGTGTAACTGGAACCGGCAGTGATGGTAACGTATCCTCAGTGCGCTGGGATCTGTTAGCTCACAGCGTGGATACCCTGGTCATTTACATGGGAATCAGTCAACTAGCTGATATTCAACGGGAACTATTGCATCATGGCAAACACAGCTCCACACCAGCCGCCCTTGTAGAACGAGGCACGACTTCGCAGGAGCGAATCATTACGGGCACACTCGCCGAACTGCAATCACTCGCAGTCTCGGAAGATGTGAGTAATCCAGCTTTAATTATTATTGGAGAGGTCGTACGTGTGCGCGAACAATTGCTGCAACTGCAACGCGCCGCTGACGCTTCTATGACTGGATAG
- a CDS encoding TetR/AcrR family transcriptional regulator — MLIIEHPQDRRARRTQDAIIAAAVSLILEKGAEAVTIRDITERADYNRGTFYLHFPGKPELLQFILEDFMQGVGQAYAEPYTHLKEVDMTALLPSTMPVFNYIEAHQDIFRALITMHSDMSSRLCNMFRTYLTEDFVLVTEDSEHVINYDIMLSYLVSATVGVIMHWAEIGFKYSAHYMGEQLTALINIKPTRLLIEPGQKGRTIHERMLLD; from the coding sequence ATGTTGATTATTGAACATCCTCAGGATCGCAGAGCACGAAGAACGCAGGATGCTATCATCGCTGCGGCGGTTTCTTTAATATTGGAAAAGGGAGCGGAAGCTGTAACGATTCGGGACATTACGGAGCGAGCGGATTACAATCGAGGTACGTTCTATTTGCATTTTCCGGGCAAGCCGGAGCTACTGCAATTCATTTTGGAAGATTTCATGCAGGGTGTGGGACAAGCGTACGCAGAACCGTATACACATTTAAAAGAAGTGGATATGACCGCATTGCTGCCATCTACGATGCCGGTTTTTAATTATATAGAAGCACACCAGGACATCTTCCGTGCCTTAATTACGATGCACAGTGACATGAGCTCCAGGTTATGTAATATGTTTCGTACCTATTTAACAGAGGATTTTGTTCTTGTCACCGAGGATAGCGAGCACGTCATTAATTACGACATTATGCTTAGTTACCTCGTATCGGCAACGGTTGGTGTCATTATGCACTGGGCGGAGATTGGATTTAAATATTCTGCGCATTATATGGGTGAGCAGTTAACGGCGCTAATCAACATCAAACCGACCCGTCTGCTGATTGAACCAGGGCAGAAGGGTCGGACGATTCACGAGCGTATGCTGTTAGATTAA
- a CDS encoding SDR family NAD(P)-dependent oxidoreductase — protein sequence MSTSYTHTAVITGAAGGIGKELARRFAERKINLVLVDLNQEAIEQTITDLNLDQEHVIAVKANVSQEEDVKNYVQKALDAFGRIDYFANNAGIEGPTGSIDELSVEALDLVYNVNVRGVFLGLQNVIPVMKKQKSGAILNTSSLAGLMGAPGMSPYIMSKHAVVGLTRTAANELASSNIRVNAVLPGTINTRMMRQIEANSGNVDDYQSATVSTIPMGRYGEAAEVAAVMNFLLSEEASYVTGSLYTVDGGMVGQ from the coding sequence ATGAGTACATCCTACACACATACAGCCGTAATTACAGGTGCAGCCGGAGGAATTGGTAAAGAATTAGCACGCCGCTTTGCTGAACGCAAAATCAACCTGGTGCTGGTCGATCTGAATCAAGAAGCAATCGAGCAGACAATTACAGATCTTAATCTAGATCAAGAGCATGTCATCGCGGTGAAAGCCAACGTATCTCAGGAAGAAGACGTTAAAAACTATGTGCAAAAAGCGCTTGATGCCTTTGGAAGAATCGATTACTTCGCCAATAATGCGGGTATTGAAGGACCAACTGGCTCCATTGATGAACTGAGCGTTGAAGCACTCGACCTCGTATACAATGTCAACGTGCGTGGTGTATTCCTAGGGTTGCAAAATGTCATTCCTGTTATGAAAAAACAAAAATCCGGAGCGATTCTGAACACATCCTCCCTTGCTGGCTTAATGGGAGCTCCTGGGATGTCTCCATATATTATGTCCAAACATGCGGTAGTAGGTCTTACCCGTACAGCTGCTAATGAACTGGCTTCTTCTAATATCCGAGTTAATGCAGTATTGCCAGGAACAATCAATACTCGCATGATGCGTCAGATTGAAGCTAACTCTGGTAATGTGGATGATTATCAATCTGCAACAGTTTCTACGATTCCAATGGGTCGCTATGGCGAAGCCGCAGAAGTTGCTGCCGTAATGAACTTCCTTTTGTCCGAAGAAGCTTCTTATGTAACAGGTTCTCTCTACACTGTGGACGGCGGAATGGTTGGTCAATAA
- a CDS encoding cell wall metabolism sensor histidine kinase WalK, translating to MFKKLRNRFLIVNLVSISIMMLVAFATIYTITYQNVQRETNMELYKVSDFYHGPYNSSKMPRNEDGFSGVSGSGTSGVSGTSGASGIGSPPADGLGENGGAMGEDPNSPPARSVSFMIQTDRDWKITNTHSRFDMDATFYEEALGKVDQDKLSGGNRQTGQFALDSTEWAYVVDSSSNGYMIVFIDVTAQQGILTNLIYTFAVVGLAMLIVIYFLSRYFANRSIKPVREAFEKQKQFIADASHELKTPLAIINTNADVLLANSEDTIEHQSKWLHYIKSETERMSKLTSSLLYLTEIDDSRSTMIHAKFNMSDAVETIILTMEAMIFEKNISLDYSIEPELMVHGNNEQIKQVILILLDNAVKYAKSKGAVNVTLKKQNNEVVLAVSNTGEGIAPEHLDRIFDRFYRTDASRARQHGGHGLGLAIARSIVDQHKGEIYARSVVGEGATFYVRLT from the coding sequence ATGTTCAAGAAACTCAGAAATCGGTTTCTCATCGTAAACCTGGTGTCCATCTCGATTATGATGCTGGTCGCCTTCGCAACGATCTATACGATTACCTATCAGAATGTTCAGCGAGAGACCAACATGGAGCTGTATAAGGTCTCTGATTTCTATCACGGTCCTTATAATTCTTCCAAAATGCCGCGTAATGAAGATGGGTTCTCCGGTGTATCAGGGTCAGGTACGTCGGGTGTATCGGGTACATCCGGTGCGTCAGGGATAGGGTCACCGCCAGCGGATGGGCTTGGAGAGAATGGAGGGGCGATGGGAGAAGATCCTAACTCTCCGCCTGCACGTTCCGTATCGTTTATGATCCAGACAGATCGTGATTGGAAGATTACCAACACACATTCTCGCTTCGACATGGATGCTACCTTTTATGAAGAGGCCCTGGGAAAGGTCGATCAGGATAAGCTGAGCGGGGGTAATCGTCAGACCGGACAATTTGCACTGGATAGCACCGAGTGGGCCTATGTAGTTGATTCGAGCAGTAATGGATATATGATCGTGTTCATAGATGTAACGGCACAACAGGGCATTCTTACGAACCTGATCTATACGTTTGCTGTTGTAGGGCTAGCCATGCTGATCGTTATTTATTTCCTAAGCCGCTACTTCGCGAATCGTTCCATTAAGCCTGTTCGTGAAGCATTCGAGAAGCAGAAGCAATTCATTGCCGATGCATCACACGAGCTGAAAACACCGCTTGCTATCATTAATACCAATGCCGATGTGTTGCTTGCCAATAGCGAGGATACCATTGAACATCAGTCCAAATGGCTACATTACATTAAGTCGGAGACAGAGCGGATGTCCAAACTGACGAGTAGTCTGCTGTATCTGACCGAGATTGATGATTCCAGATCTACGATGATTCATGCCAAATTCAATATGAGCGATGCGGTTGAGACGATTATTTTGACGATGGAAGCAATGATATTTGAGAAAAATATCTCACTCGACTACAGCATAGAGCCTGAGCTTATGGTTCATGGCAACAATGAACAGATCAAGCAGGTCATTCTGATCCTACTGGACAACGCCGTTAAATACGCTAAATCCAAGGGTGCAGTGAATGTCACGTTGAAGAAGCAGAATAACGAAGTGGTGCTTGCGGTATCTAATACAGGCGAGGGTATTGCCCCTGAACATCTGGATCGAATCTTCGATCGTTTCTATCGAACGGATGCCTCCCGTGCTCGACAACATGGTGGACATGGTCTGGGACTTGCCATTGCCCGTTCTATTGTGGATCAGCATAAGGGTGAGATCTATGCCCGAAGCGTGGTTGGAGAAGGAGCGACGTTCTACGTACGTTTAACGTAA
- a CDS encoding response regulator transcription factor — protein sequence MRILIAEDEIHLAEAVSQILKKNNYSVDMVHDGRSGLDYALSGIYDLLLLDIMMPEMDGITVLKTLRSEGNHTPVILLTAKGEIDDKVTGLDYGADDYIAKPFATEELLARIRAALRRKGEVVPEDALKFGDIELNTVQLKLSVQGKEMKLNLKENELLELLITRKSAITSKEQIIEKLWGFDSEVEYNNVEVYISFLRKKLTFLNSAVRINTIRGVGYVLEVTA from the coding sequence ATGAGAATACTAATTGCGGAAGATGAGATTCATTTGGCAGAAGCAGTGTCACAGATATTGAAGAAAAATAATTACTCCGTAGATATGGTGCATGACGGAAGATCGGGACTTGATTATGCACTCAGTGGCATTTACGATTTACTGCTGCTCGACATTATGATGCCAGAAATGGATGGAATCACGGTACTTAAGACATTGCGCAGCGAAGGTAACCATACACCGGTGATTTTGCTGACTGCTAAGGGAGAGATTGACGATAAAGTCACCGGGCTCGACTATGGAGCCGACGATTATATCGCGAAGCCATTCGCTACAGAAGAGCTTCTAGCTCGGATTCGGGCAGCACTGCGACGCAAAGGTGAGGTTGTTCCTGAGGATGCTCTCAAATTCGGAGATATTGAGCTAAACACCGTGCAACTGAAGCTTTCGGTGCAAGGCAAAGAAATGAAGCTTAATCTCAAGGAAAATGAACTGCTGGAGCTACTGATCACACGTAAATCGGCGATCACCTCCAAGGAGCAGATCATTGAGAAGCTGTGGGGATTCGATTCGGAAGTGGAGTATAACAATGTGGAAGTGTACATCTCGTTTTTGCGCAAAAAATTAACCTTCCTGAATTCCGCTGTCCGCATTAATACTATTCGGGGTGTGGGTTATGTACTTGAGGTGACAGCCTGA
- a CDS encoding polyphosphate polymerase domain-containing protein: MAIEVFNRYESKYLLTDEQYEHFYSDLLKYMELDAYNKKHEFYSISNLYFDTPQDSLIRASLSKPKYKEKLRLRAYGVPEENAKVYLEIKKKVFGLVNKRRTALKLDEAYEFVRTGQAPELADYMNKQVVEEIKYFLRLYDLEPKVYLAYERKALFDKNSRDLRITFDTNIRSRRYDLKLEQGDYGEPLVKDGRWLMEVKAEKTVPIWLSQLLCEHGLYRTGFSKYGNEYRHLVRTTNLNYQTERVLVPGTDFEPAMEQEQSIRERERVLYA, translated from the coding sequence ATGGCAATTGAAGTATTCAACCGATATGAGAGCAAGTATCTACTGACGGACGAACAATACGAACATTTTTACAGCGATCTGCTGAAATACATGGAACTGGACGCCTACAACAAAAAACATGAATTCTACTCCATCAGTAACCTTTACTTCGATACACCGCAAGATTCACTGATTCGTGCAAGTCTCTCCAAACCGAAATACAAGGAGAAGCTGCGGCTGAGAGCATACGGTGTACCTGAGGAGAATGCCAAAGTGTACTTAGAGATCAAAAAGAAAGTTTTCGGCCTGGTCAACAAGCGCAGAACAGCCCTGAAGCTGGATGAAGCATACGAGTTCGTCCGCACTGGACAGGCGCCGGAACTCGCCGATTACATGAACAAGCAGGTCGTTGAAGAGATCAAATACTTCCTACGGCTGTATGATCTTGAACCGAAAGTGTATCTAGCGTATGAACGCAAAGCGTTGTTTGACAAAAACAGCCGCGATCTGCGGATTACCTTTGATACCAACATTCGTAGCCGCAGATACGATCTGAAGCTGGAACAGGGAGATTACGGCGAGCCGCTTGTGAAGGACGGTCGATGGCTCATGGAAGTGAAGGCAGAGAAAACCGTTCCGATCTGGCTGTCTCAACTGTTATGCGAACACGGACTCTACCGTACTGGATTCTCCAAATACGGTAACGAATACAGACATCTGGTGAGAACAACGAACCTGAACTACCAGACAGAGCGTGTACTCGTACCAGGTACAGACTTCGAACCTGCAATGGAACAAGAACAATCAATTAGAGAAAGAGAGCGTGTCCTATATGCTTGA